The following are encoded together in the Diabrotica undecimpunctata isolate CICGRU chromosome 7, icDiaUnde3, whole genome shotgun sequence genome:
- the LOC140445009 gene encoding uncharacterized protein yields the protein MRHFIIFINLFVINTCIRVPVWTKDNIKRNYKEVRPTRADVLPHQSYKYLNQQYSANLQPLDAFLSSSNNGWNQLLPKTSVKIITTKPKYYKKSLRQVPKKNLYNKPIKASTIHNYQNSVPYITYRKPKSGAEFFIIPPSKTSNLYNAYPKVPVRTNLVKYQNPIQDQHFAQPENIAVVQNIPKFNQPLYTNLDQSFNIPINSKPDTTFPKTFSAQNQNAEESFIPSLPVIQPQHSNINNYNPVKNNLQALQTLENFDNFNPSPQVVPKKNIVTPPKNEQEYYSHLYKNYRDDKTHEPDNTDIHYEKEEDPEFERDEVEKAPESSHEHPAEIPTKPLYPGEGLWAKPGLKHRPFISKQKYEELKEDTVAPAGFDTFVVGENLFNKNKNQFGQNLEHFTEEHNLNNNVPETTERSKTDKSPEQQNAESSEESEEEEFVPTRLYAQVRATENQEHLPEDDGDGRLREAIKESKIHTVYTEEGYEDSAYDHAGHEKEAENDEGFEDLEREKLEKKEKKVPHKKYNLHLPKFSRTKYSNGEGLLSDDEIERLKKQELGLEDTDAAGTQFEELDNTNQEYDNNNSEDISEDYSEDDEVTKPPLKQSNNFISTKETKTMTTKEKDDGDTETEISSKVRIILQPNNSTNSEKYVKVYPPKVYKTINRNKVTLPEYEVSRTTKYEDTPVNFSGIFIEEIITTTEIPFTKLPSLEFDGYQDEIPITTLPTTAIPKPTHADTYETLDSINKAFLTLNAKKRVKRFTNDFSNLRLHAHFLPLISHDLGKIEQKDKEKYPYYDNYEEEGIDKNSPLRYAENLKNIPKKTGKRMVFYEQADRKVQCPEIEATLNPIPEKVLEAEKQKFGNKTNEETKDKSQQNKQPKSARLSGLGNQIDCLKSRYFGNNPFDSPFFEEQTVGPLTPIFNELRPNLRNKKSNNLVERNIDKDYNYKQIETNDIDNDQKERKYLKKIRHHMKLSNQFGDKTATTQNTPKIIKNEINNNSKKHLGNRENVYNGNDYSTTPLNVHTISLLTTPKYTVTLKPKHIYHQIELLEYLPDQKNNSNEFQEQNNKPKSSKNSETVDDDNLKFESSNSKPILHTGKGITKIEGGKIPPFLIFDVNKFLPNQPKEEEKEQVQSHDKEQSVTQIKKADSRESKAIDELPEAEELKRRRKIRKKRPPFQIFDVNKFLPTTPSPIYIEPIKTTTVLPKYTVLSEVYYKDDIKPNEQLHVFTDILNNIKNSSHEQAADTSIQSSEPAAVTFGSKITQYRPLPPKKVPYVQDSYLQAYGDQEIDDSYYSSQITTSTNTPLVTTTPINPVTRRVSTKFHIRQSPTNIYTHQGISTTNPAVLKDREEKFKLYLSLLEAKKQPKYTSTTTTKNIPAYHQTIPVTEKTQEFIEKPTRVMGLMPPGTHRYKTIHHPKRDNSLQVAIPGKKIIRINKYFVVGMRPPPKQKIIIYSDFASSKPIVKNNNILVRGKRSTSKGSYSSLSRTSGQFSGKQQNDEPNSSEDDDDYVPHRPKNYYYDEKTGKIIYLTTKKPLQSEEEEIEYEEIIEEPPSTTTSKPKQNPIFATATPPPTGKGYLDFVKKLKQSPQYVHIPDPTTTEKGQEEVTQKITTTIKPQSTEPPEFLNILAKVKQNSQYKLFEDEDKNKKGTKSTTTESSEEIVDDDEDEEEEETEQFSQGNVQNSPGGQNSAGAYEKLGIFDVTDFIPKIKNYLPKTSYDITKYKTISRPTVQPTSAEEDDEEEVRLAPTTSKPFVIFTSEGANDDSIKEATATKEPEKIPIILQRRRFTTSVATTEMSTTSSATTEKPDQSTKPAIKLRRRPTTLRSTRTTHRTSTTAKPSDSIASPADKLRRNYRRRPTRIKTEQVSIRDLDEDGENTTKVLRRRSDSVEQTTPKQGSKFVEAFKRYHRNKKHGGNYKQAENENSELKESENTTPLTEKPVIVSKDVEIIADYDKTKRHGGNYRKVIEDDVSKEKDNISEDYEEVDESSSRTDDKKLIINLLANSDQDKNESIENLETDNDEDQYPVITPTKPSVQVNKTKEIYRRNKPIIRSRVVTSKVKKPIKTPNRKYFSTEPPLKRLTDIVPKPESFYKDPLLPFSVNMLVRVDKPNSDEISGISGDSAEQIDSDEEAKIISGDTSSKRPNFIKDPSKRLYYYAPI from the coding sequence ATGAGGCACTTTATTATATTTATCAATCTTTTTGTGATAAATACTTGTATAAGGGTGCCTGTATGGACCAAGGATAACATAAAACGTAATTATAAAGAAGTTAGACCAACTCGAGCTGATGTTTTGCCACATCAATCatacaaatatttaaatcaaCAATATAGTGCCAATTTGCAACCTTTAGATGCCTTCCTCTCTTCTTCAAACAATGGATGGAACCAACTGTTACCTAAAACTAGTGTTAAAATTATTACCACCAAACCCAAATATTATAAGAAATCCCTTAGACAAGTTCCCAAGAAGAATCTCTACAATAAACCAATAAAAGCTAGTACAATACATAATTACCAAAATTCAGTTCCTTATATTACGTACAGAAAACCTAAAAGTGGTGCAGAGTTTTTTATAATACCTCCGTCCAAAACTAGTAATTTATATAATGCGTATCCCAAAGTTCCAGTACGAACGAATTTAGTTAAGTATCAGAACCCTATTCAGGACCAACATTTTGCTCAACCCGAAAACATTGCAGTAGTACAAAACATTCCTAAATTCAATCAACCGTTATATACAAATTTGGATCAATCCTTTAACATCCCTATAAATTCAAAGCCTGATACAACTTTTCCAAAAACATTTTCCGCTCAAAATCAAAATGCCGAGGAGTCGTTTATTCCATCACTTCCTGTAATACAACCTCAGCATTCtaatataaacaattataatccagttaaaaataatttacaagcaTTACAAACTTTGGAAAACTTTGACAATTTCAACCCCAGTCCACAAGTTGTACCAAAAAAGAACATAGTCACACCACCAAAAAATGAACAAGAATATTACAGTCATTTGTACAAAAATTATCGAGACGATAAAACTCATGAACCTGATAATACAGATATTCAttatgaaaaagaagaagaccctGAATTTGAACGAGATGAAGTTGAAAAAGCTCCAGAAAGTAGCCACGAACACCCCGCAGAAATACCAACAAAACCTCTATATCCTGGAGAAGGTCTATGGGCTAAGCCGGGTCTAAAACATAGACCATTTATTAGTAAGCAAAAATATGAAGAACTAAAAGAAGATACAGTTGCACCAGCAGGCTTCGACACATTTGTAGTTGgagaaaatttatttaataaaaacaaaaaccagtTCGGTCAGAACCTTGAACATTTTACAGAAGAACATAACCTAAACAACAATGTTCCTGAAACAACAGAACGATCTAAAACGGACAAGAGTCCTGAACAACAAAATGCTGAAAGCAGTGAAGAAAGCGAAGAGGAAGAGTTTGTTCCAACAAGATTGTACGCCCAAGTTCGAGCTACTGAAAACCAAGAGCATTTACCAGAAGATGATGGAGACGGAAGATTGCGAGAAGCTATAAAAGAATCTAAAATTCATACAGTGTATACTGAAGAAGGATACGAAGATAGTGCATATGACCATGCAGGTCACGAGAAAGAAGCAGAAAATGACGAAGGTTTCGAAGATTTAGAAAGAGAAAAATTAGAGAAGAAAGAGAAGAAAGTTCCTCATAAGAAGTACAATTTACACTTACCTAAATTTTCGCGGACAAAATATTCTAATGGAGAAGGTTTATTAAGTGACGACGAAATAGAAAGATTAAAGAAACAAGAGCTTGGTTTGGAAGATACTGATGCAGCTGGTACCCAGTTTGAAGAGCTAGATAACACAAATCAAGAATATGATAATAATAATTCAGAGGATATTAGTGAAGATTATTCCGAAGATGATGAAGTAACGAAACCTCCTTTAAAACAAAGCAATAATTTTATAAGCACCaaagaaacaaaaacaatgacAACCAAAGAAAAGGATGATGGTGATACAGAGACCGAAATATCTAGTAAAGTGAGAATAATTTTACAGCCAAACAATAGTACAAATTCAGAAAAATATGTTAAGGTTTATCCTCCCAAAGTGTACAAAACcataaatagaaataaagttACTTTACCTGAATATGAAGTgtcaagaactacaaaatatgaAGATACGCCAGTGAATTTTAGCGGCATTTTTATCGAAGAAATCATTACAACTACTGAAATACCATTCACTAAATTACCTAGCTTGGAATTTGATGGTTACCAGGATGAAATACCCATCACCACTCTTCCTACTACAGCAATTCCAAAACCAACCCATGCTGATACTTACGAAACTTTAGACAGCATAAATAAAGCTTTTTTAACACTAAATGCAAAGAAACGAGTAAAGCGGTTTACGAATGATTTTTCTAACCTTAGACTCCATGCACATTTTTTACCTTTGATAAGTCACGATTTGGGGAAAATAGAACAAAAGGATAAAGAAAAATATCCTTATTATGATAATTATGAAGAAGAAGGCATAGATAAAAACTCACCCCTTAGATatgctgaaaatttaaaaaatattcccaAGAAAACTGGAAAAAGAATGGTATTTTATGAACAAGCAGACCGCAAAGTGCAATGTCCTGAAATAGAAGCAACATTAAATCCCATACCAGAAAAAGTTTTGGAGGCAGAAAAACAAAAGTTTGGAAATAAAACTAATGAGGAAACTAAAGACAAATCACAACAAAACAAACAACCAAAATCAGCTAGGTTATCTGGCCTAGGAAATCAAATAGATTGTTTAAAATCAAGATACTTTGGAAACAATCCTTTCGACAGCCCATTTTTTGAAGAGCAAACAGTAGGTCCATTGACTCcaatttttaatgaattaaggccaaatttaagaaataaaaaaagtaataacttAGTGGAGCGCAATATTGACAAAGATTATAACTACAAACAAATAGAGACTAATGACATTGACAATGATCAGAAAGaaagaaaatacttaaaaaaaattagacaTCATATGAAACTGTCAAATCAGTTTGGTGACAAAACAGCTACTACCCAAAATACcccaaaaattatcaaaaacgaAATAAATAACAATTCGAAGAAACATTTAGGAAATCGGGAAAATGTTTATAATGGAAACGATTATTCAACCACCCCTTTGAATGTTCATACAATAAGTCTATTAACCACTCCAAAATATACAGTTACCCTAAAACCCAAACATATTTACCACCAAATTGAACTACTCGAATATTTGCCCGACCAAAAAAATAATAGCAACGAATTTCAGGAGCAAAATAATAAACCAAAATCTTCGAAAAACTCGGAAACTGTAGATGACGACAATCTTAAGTTTGAATCTTCTAACAGTAAGCCCATCCTCCATACCGGTAAAGGTATAACAAAAATTGAAGGAGGTAAAATTCCACCATTTCTTATTTTTGATGTGAACAAGTTTCTTCCGAATcaaccaaaagaagaagaaaaagaacaggTTCAGTCTCATGACAAAGAGCAATCAGTAACTCAAATTAAAAAAGCAGACTCGAGAGAATCAAAAGCAATCGATGAACTTCCAGAAGCAGAAGAACTTAAacgaagaagaaaaattaggaaAAAACGACCACCGTTTCAAATTTTTGATGTCaacaaatttttacctacaaCTCCCAGTCCAATTTATAttgaacctataaaaactaccaCAGTTCTTCCAAAGTACACAGTACTAAGTGAAGTGTATTACAAGGATGACATAAAACCAAACGAACAACTGCATGTCTTTACAGATATactaaacaatataaaaaattcatCTCACGAACAAGCAGCAGATACTTCCATTCAGTCGTCTGAGCCTGCTGCAGTAACGTTCGGTTCTAAAATAACTCAGTATAGACCACTTCCACCTAAAAAAGTTCCCTACGTTCAAGATTCATATCTTCAAGCTTATGGTGATCAAGAAATAGACGACAGTTATTATTCGTCACAAATAACTACATCAACCAATACACCTTTAGTCACTACGACACCTATAAATCCGGTTACTCGCAGAGTAAGTACCAAATTTCATATTCGACAATCTCCTACAAACATTTACACTCATCAAGGAATTTCTACAACAAATCCTGCAGTATTAAAAGATAGGGAAGAAAAATTTAAACTCTATTTATCTCTTTTGGAAGCCAAGAAGCAACCGAAATATACCAGCACCACTACTACAAAAAATATTCCAGCTTACCACCAAACAATACCTGTCACCGAGAAAACCCAAGAATTTATTGAAAAACCAACTAGGGTTATGGGATTAATGCCTCCAGGAACTCACAGATATAAGACAATTCATCATCCTAAGAGAGATAACAGCCTACAGGTTGCAATCCCAggcaaaaaaataataagaatcaacaaatattttgtaGTCGGAATGAGACCTCCCCCTAAACAGAAAATCATAATATATTCAGATTTTGCTAGTAGTAAGCCCatagttaaaaataataacatactGGTAAGAGGTAAGAGAAGTACTTCTAAAGGTTCGTATTCCTCATTATCAAGAACTAGCGGTCAGTTTAGTGGCAAACAACAGAATGATGAACCAAATTCCTCGgaggatgatgatgattatgtaCCACATAGACCAAAAAATTATTACTACGacgaaaaaactggaaaaatTATATATCTTACAACAAAAAAACCTTTACAAAGTGAAGAAGAGGAAATTGAATACGAAGAGATTATTGAAGAACCGCCATCAACAACGACGTCCAAACCAAAACAAAATCCAATTTTTGCTACTGCAACTCCACCTCCCACAGGAAAAGGTTATCTCGATTTTGTAAAAAAACTCAAACAATCACCACAATACGTACATATTCCTGATCCAACCACAACTGAAAAAGGACAAGAAGAAGTTACACAAAAAATAACTACCACAATAAAACCCCAATCTACTGAACCAccagaatttttaaatattttggccAAAGTTAAACAAAATAGTCAGTACAAATTATTTGAGGATGAAGATAAGAATAAAAAAGGTACAAAAAGTACCACCACAGAGAGCTCTGAAGAAATTGTTGACGATGATGAAGATGAGGAAGAGGAAGAAACAGAACAATTTTCACAAGGCAATGTACAGAACTCACCTGGTGGTCAAAATTCTGCAGGCGCTTACGAAAAATTGGGAATATTTGACGTAACAGACTTTAtccctaaaataaaaaattatttacctaAAACGTCATAtgatataacaaaatataaaactatTTCAAGGCCAACTGTTCAGCCAACATCTGCCGaagaagatgatgaagaagaagttCGACTTGCGCCAACCACTTCTAAACCTTTTGTAATTTTTACCAGCGAAGGCGCTAACGATGACAGCATTAAGGAAGCAACGGCAACTAAAGAACCCGAAAAAATACCAATTATTCTACAGAGAAGACGATTTACGACAAGTGTAGCAACTACCGAAATGTCTACTACTTCTTCTGCTACAACAGAAAAACCAGATCAATCGACTAAACCAGCAATAAAACTTAGAAGAAGACCCACAACTTTAAGGAGTACTAGAACTACTCACCGCACTTCTACAACAGCAAAACCTTCTGATTCCATAGCCAGTCCTGCGGATAAGCTTAGGCGTAATTATCGTAGAAGACCCACCAGAATTAAGACTGAACAAGTTTCCATACGGGATTTAGATGAAGATGGGGAAAATACTACAAAAGTTTTACGCAGAAGATCTGACAGTGTGGAACAGACTACTCCAAAACAAGGAAGTAAGTTTGTCGAAGCATTTAAAAGGTACCACAGAAACAAAAAGCATGGTGGTAACTATAAACAAGCAGAAAATGAAAACAGTGAACTTAAAGAATCTGAAAATACAACTCCACTCACTGAAAAACCCGTTATTGTTTCTAAAGATGTTGAAATTATTGCCGATTACGATAAAACGAAACGCCATGGTGGAAATTACAGAAAAGTTATTGAGGATGATGTTTCCAAAGAAAAGGATAATATTTCCGAAGATTATGAAGAAGTAGATGAAAGTAGTTCAAGAACTGATGataaaaagttaataataaatcttttGGCTAATTCCGATCAGGACAAAAACGAAAGTATTGAAAATTTGGAAACTGACAATGATGAAGATCAATATCCGGTAATTACACCAACCAAACCAAGTGTACAAGTTAATAAAACTAAAGAAATATACCGTCGAAACAAACCAATTATAAGAAGTAGAGTAGTGACCAGTAAAGTTAAAAAACCTATTAAAACaccaaatagaaaatatttctcAACCGAACCCCCTCTAAAACGTTTGACTGACATAGTTCCTAAACCTGAATCATTTTATAAAGATCCTTTACTACCTTTTTCTGTAAATATGTTAGTGAGAGTTGACAAACCCAATAGTGATGAGATTTCCGGTATTTCAGGTGATAGCGCTGAACAGATTGACAGCGATGAAGAGGCTAAGATAATTTCCGGAGATACCTCTAGTAAAAGACCGAACTTTATAAAAGATCCAAGTAAACGGTTATATTATTATGCCCCgatttaa